The following are encoded in a window of Kitasatospora fiedleri genomic DNA:
- the bldG gene encoding anti-sigma factor antagonist BldG, which produces MDLSLSTRTVGDRTVVEVGGEIDVYTAPKLREQLVELVNEGNYHLVVDMEGVDFLDSTGLGVLVGGLKRVRAHEGSLRLVCNQERILKIFRITGLTKVFPIHNSVDEAVAATD; this is translated from the coding sequence GTGGACCTGTCCCTGTCGACCCGTACTGTCGGCGATCGCACGGTCGTCGAGGTTGGCGGCGAGATCGATGTGTACACCGCGCCCAAGTTGCGCGAGCAGCTTGTCGAGCTCGTCAACGAGGGCAACTACCACTTGGTCGTGGACATGGAGGGCGTCGACTTCCTCGACTCCACCGGTCTCGGCGTGCTGGTCGGTGGCCTGAAGCGGGTCCGTGCGCACGAGGGTTCGCTGCGCCTGGTGTGCAACCAGGAGCGCATCCTGAAGATCTTCCGGATCACCGGTCTGACCAAGGTGTTCCCGATCCACAACTCGGTGGACGAGGCCGTCGCGGCGACCGACTGA
- a CDS encoding type II secretion system F family protein: protein MHAVLARAAPDWGRRLGAEPAARLAAGRYGADLPAALRLVAELPGGEGAAAMAACWQVSTESGTGLADGLEQVADALRAERALSEEIAGELAGPRTTMAVLAALPAVGLGLGAALGADPVHVLLHTPVGLLGLLVGAALETAGVLWTARIVRSAEDAPARPGPSRPATASCGISRTRGDLRLVAPQSPTAGPVGW, encoded by the coding sequence ATGCACGCCGTCCTCGCCCGGGCCGCCCCCGACTGGGGCCGCCGCCTCGGTGCCGAGCCCGCGGCCCGGTTGGCGGCGGGCCGCTACGGGGCGGACCTGCCCGCGGCGCTCCGCCTGGTGGCCGAACTGCCGGGCGGGGAGGGCGCGGCGGCCATGGCGGCCTGCTGGCAGGTCAGCACCGAGAGCGGCACCGGGCTGGCAGACGGACTGGAGCAGGTCGCGGACGCGCTGCGGGCCGAACGGGCCCTCAGCGAGGAGATCGCGGGCGAACTCGCAGGCCCACGCACCACGATGGCCGTCCTCGCCGCCCTGCCAGCCGTCGGTCTCGGTCTGGGTGCGGCACTCGGGGCGGACCCCGTCCACGTCCTGCTGCACACCCCGGTGGGCCTGCTCGGCCTGCTGGTCGGGGCGGCCCTGGAGACGGCGGGGGTCCTCTGGACGGCCCGGATCGTCCGCTCCGCCGAGGACGCCCCGGCCCGCCCCGGACCGTCCCGTCCCGCTACCGCCAGTTGCGGGATCTCCCGGACGCGCGGCGACCTCCGGCTTGTGGCTCCGCAGTCGCCGACGGCGGGACCGGTCGGGTGGTGA
- a CDS encoding ATP-binding protein → MATVELRFSALPEHVRTARLVAAAVARRAGVDESVLDELRLAVGEACSRAVALHQRNGMGGAVRVALTEQEKRFLIEVADEAGPAHAAGSAGGGDPEDEDALGLAVITGLVEDVEVGNGSDGGVIRMSWPVTPVSVSV, encoded by the coding sequence ATGGCAACCGTCGAACTTCGATTCAGCGCGCTTCCCGAGCACGTGCGCACCGCCCGGCTGGTGGCCGCCGCGGTGGCCAGACGCGCGGGGGTGGACGAGTCGGTGCTCGACGAGTTGCGCCTCGCCGTCGGTGAGGCCTGCTCGCGCGCGGTGGCGCTGCACCAGCGCAACGGCATGGGCGGCGCGGTCCGGGTGGCGCTCACCGAGCAGGAGAAGCGGTTCCTCATCGAGGTCGCCGACGAGGCCGGACCGGCGCACGCCGCCGGTTCCGCCGGGGGCGGTGACCCGGAGGACGAGGACGCGCTCGGCCTCGCGGTGATCACCGGCCTGGTCGAGGACGTCGAGGTCGGCAACGGCTCCGACGGCGGTGTGATCCGGATGAGCTGGCCGGTCACCCCGGTGTCCGTCTCGGTCTGA
- the topA gene encoding type I DNA topoisomerase, with product MSPSSETAHGKRLVIVESPAKAKTIKGYLGPGYIVEASVGHIRDLPGTAAEVPDEYTGEVRRLGVDVDHDFAPIYVVNPDKRSQVTKLKSLLKESDELFLATDEDREGEAIAWHLQEVLKPKVPVHRMVFHEITKDAIQEAVRNPRHLNKRLVDAQETRRILDRLYGYEVSPVLWKKVMPKLSAGRVQSVATRLVVERERERIAFTSASYWDLVGTFGTGRTAADAANPESFGARLVSVDGKRVATGRDFGPDGRLKSAATTLHLDEQAARTLAAALQQTAFSVRSVESKPYRRSPYAPFRTTTLQQEASRKLGFGAKRTMQVAQKLYENGFITYMRTDSTTLSETAITAARAQVTQLYGADYLPSAPRTYAAKVKNAQEAHEAIRPSGDRFRTPAETGLGGDDFRLYELIWMRTVASQMKDAVGQSVTVKVGGRAADGRDAEFSASGKIITFHGFLKAYVEGADDPNAELDDRERRLPQVAEGDPLAAERLTPEGHATKPPARYTEASLVKELEDREIGRPSTYASIIDTIINRKYVFKKGTALVPSFLSFAVVNLLEKHFGRLVDYDFTAKMEDDLDRIAAGQAESVPWLKRFYFGAGAAGGADVGAVGAAADAGNGDGDHLGGLKELVTDLGAIDAREISSFPVGDGVVLRVGRYGPYVERPAAVEGETGQRADVPEDLPPDELTVELAEELFAKPSGERELGTDPVSGNPLVAKAGRYGPYVTEVLPEGTPKTGKNAVKPRTASLFASMDLDTVTLEDALKLLSLPRVVGADAEGNEITAQNGRYGPYLKRGTDSRSLTSEDQLFSITLDEALAIYAQPKARGRAAAAPPLKELGNDPVSEKPVVVKDGRFGPYVTDGETNATLRKDDEVETITPERAYELLAEKRARGPVKKTAKKAPAKKTTTAKKATATKTAAAKTAAKKTVAKKTATVKKTAAKKTTARAAAGEKSAAADAGSEES from the coding sequence GTGTCCCCGAGCAGCGAGACCGCGCACGGCAAGCGACTCGTCATCGTCGAGTCGCCGGCCAAGGCCAAGACGATCAAGGGCTACCTCGGGCCCGGCTACATCGTCGAGGCCAGTGTCGGTCACATCCGTGACCTGCCCGGCACGGCCGCCGAGGTCCCGGACGAGTACACCGGCGAGGTGCGCCGCCTCGGCGTCGACGTGGACCACGACTTCGCCCCCATCTACGTGGTGAACCCGGACAAGAGGTCCCAGGTCACCAAGCTGAAGTCGTTGCTCAAGGAGTCCGACGAGCTCTTCCTCGCCACCGATGAGGACCGCGAGGGCGAGGCCATCGCGTGGCACCTGCAGGAAGTGCTCAAGCCCAAGGTGCCGGTGCACCGGATGGTCTTCCACGAGATCACCAAGGACGCCATCCAGGAGGCCGTGCGCAACCCGCGGCACCTGAACAAGCGCCTGGTCGACGCCCAGGAGACCCGCCGCATCCTGGACCGCCTCTACGGCTACGAGGTCTCCCCCGTGCTGTGGAAGAAGGTCATGCCGAAGCTCTCGGCGGGCCGCGTCCAGTCGGTGGCCACCCGCCTGGTGGTCGAGCGCGAGCGCGAGCGGATCGCCTTCACCTCGGCCTCGTACTGGGACCTGGTCGGCACCTTCGGCACCGGCCGCACCGCCGCCGACGCGGCCAACCCGGAGTCCTTCGGGGCCCGGCTGGTCTCGGTCGACGGCAAGCGGGTCGCCACCGGCCGCGACTTCGGCCCGGACGGGCGGCTGAAGAGCGCCGCGACCACCCTGCACCTGGACGAGCAGGCCGCCCGCACGCTGGCCGCCGCGCTCCAGCAGACCGCGTTCAGCGTCCGCAGCGTCGAGTCGAAGCCGTACCGCCGCTCCCCGTACGCGCCGTTCCGCACCACCACGCTGCAGCAGGAGGCCAGCCGCAAGCTGGGCTTCGGCGCGAAGCGGACCATGCAGGTGGCGCAGAAGCTGTACGAGAACGGCTTCATCACCTACATGCGCACCGACTCGACCACGCTGTCGGAGACCGCGATCACCGCGGCCCGCGCCCAGGTCACCCAGCTGTACGGGGCCGACTACCTGCCGTCCGCGCCGCGCACCTACGCCGCCAAGGTGAAGAACGCGCAGGAGGCGCACGAGGCGATCCGCCCGTCCGGGGACCGCTTCCGCACGCCCGCCGAGACCGGGCTGGGCGGCGACGACTTCCGGCTGTACGAGCTGATCTGGATGCGCACCGTCGCCTCCCAGATGAAGGACGCGGTCGGCCAGTCGGTGACCGTGAAGGTCGGCGGCCGGGCCGCCGACGGGCGGGACGCCGAGTTCTCCGCCTCCGGCAAGATCATCACCTTCCACGGCTTCCTGAAGGCGTACGTCGAGGGCGCCGACGACCCGAACGCCGAGCTGGACGACCGCGAGCGCCGCCTGCCGCAGGTCGCCGAGGGCGACCCGCTGGCCGCCGAGAGGCTCACCCCCGAGGGCCACGCCACCAAGCCGCCGGCCCGCTACACCGAGGCCTCGCTGGTCAAGGAGCTGGAGGACCGGGAGATCGGCCGCCCGTCCACCTACGCCTCGATCATCGACACGATCATCAACCGCAAGTACGTGTTCAAGAAGGGCACCGCCCTGGTGCCGTCCTTCCTGTCCTTCGCGGTGGTCAACCTGCTGGAGAAGCACTTCGGCCGGCTGGTCGACTACGACTTCACCGCGAAGATGGAGGACGACCTCGACCGGATCGCGGCCGGCCAGGCCGAGTCCGTGCCGTGGCTCAAGCGCTTCTACTTCGGCGCGGGCGCGGCCGGCGGCGCGGACGTCGGTGCGGTCGGCGCCGCTGCCGACGCGGGCAACGGCGACGGCGACCACCTCGGCGGCCTCAAGGAGCTCGTCACCGACCTCGGCGCGATCGACGCCCGGGAGATCAGCTCCTTCCCGGTCGGCGACGGCGTCGTGCTCCGGGTCGGTCGCTACGGCCCGTACGTGGAACGCCCCGCCGCCGTCGAGGGCGAGACCGGCCAGCGCGCCGACGTCCCCGAGGACCTGCCGCCGGACGAGCTGACCGTCGAGCTGGCCGAGGAGCTGTTCGCCAAGCCCAGCGGCGAGCGCGAGCTCGGCACCGACCCGGTCAGCGGCAACCCGCTGGTCGCCAAGGCCGGCCGGTACGGCCCGTACGTCACCGAGGTGCTGCCCGAGGGCACCCCGAAGACCGGCAAGAACGCCGTCAAGCCGCGCACCGCCTCGCTGTTCGCGTCGATGGACCTGGACACCGTCACGCTGGAGGACGCGCTGAAGCTGCTCTCGCTGCCGCGCGTGGTCGGCGCCGACGCCGAGGGCAACGAGATCACCGCGCAGAACGGCCGCTACGGCCCGTACCTCAAGCGCGGCACCGACTCGCGCTCGCTCACCAGCGAGGACCAGCTGTTCAGCATCACCCTCGACGAGGCGCTGGCCATCTACGCCCAGCCCAAGGCGCGCGGGCGGGCCGCCGCCGCGCCGCCGCTCAAGGAGCTCGGCAACGACCCGGTCAGCGAGAAGCCGGTGGTGGTCAAGGACGGCCGGTTCGGCCCGTACGTCACCGACGGGGAGACCAACGCGACGCTCCGCAAGGACGACGAGGTCGAGACCATCACCCCCGAGCGGGCGTACGAGCTGCTCGCCGAGAAGCGCGCCCGCGGGCCGGTGAAGAAGACCGCCAAGAAGGCCCCGGCGAAGAAGACGACGACGGCGAAGAAGGCCACGGCCACCAAGACCGCGGCGGCCAAGACCGCGGCCAAGAAGACCGTCGCGAAGAAGACCGCGACGGTGAAGAAGACGGCGGCGAAGAAGACCACCGCCAGGGCCGCGGCGGGCGAGAAGTCCGCCGCTGCCGACGCCGGTTCCGAGGAGAGCTGA
- a CDS encoding type II secretion system F family protein, producing MLLGISAGALVGGWAGPVVGLLAGGAAWRLLPRVRSPDGRRQAAEQDWLVRQLPLTAELLAACLGSNGSPAGAVAAVADSVPAPMRDRLAAVAAQLSLGAGPERCWEQLAADCPPLAPLARCLARTSLSGTPPAATLTGLAQSHRAAAARAAHARVRRAGVLATAPLGLCFLPAFVLIGVVPVVTGLTAAFSQRL from the coding sequence GTGCTGCTGGGCATCTCGGCCGGGGCGCTGGTCGGCGGCTGGGCGGGCCCGGTGGTGGGTCTGCTGGCCGGTGGGGCGGCCTGGCGGCTGCTGCCCCGGGTGCGGTCGCCGGACGGGCGCCGGCAGGCGGCGGAGCAGGACTGGCTGGTCCGTCAGCTCCCGCTGACCGCCGAGCTGTTGGCGGCCTGCCTCGGGTCGAACGGTTCCCCGGCCGGGGCGGTCGCCGCCGTCGCGGACAGTGTGCCGGCCCCGATGCGGGATCGCCTGGCCGCGGTCGCCGCCCAACTCTCGCTCGGGGCGGGGCCGGAGCGCTGCTGGGAGCAACTGGCGGCGGACTGCCCGCCCTTGGCGCCGCTCGCCCGCTGCCTGGCCCGCACCAGCCTCAGCGGTACCCCGCCGGCCGCCACGTTGACGGGTCTGGCCCAGTCCCACCGGGCAGCGGCCGCCCGGGCGGCGCACGCGAGGGTCCGGCGGGCCGGAGTGCTGGCGACCGCACCGCTCGGGCTCTGCTTCCTGCCCGCGTTCGTGCTGATCGGGGTGGTGCCGGTGGTCACGGGACTGACCGCCGCCTTCTCCCAGCGCCTGTGA
- a CDS encoding DUF4244 domain-containing protein, giving the protein MKKLVEAARPAAVLLAVRRCGGWFRHRYRRMADGPPDAGMSTAEYAIGTVAACAFAAVLYKVVTSGTVSGALSEILERALHAV; this is encoded by the coding sequence ATGAAGAAGCTCGTTGAGGCCGCCCGGCCCGCTGCCGTGCTGCTCGCCGTCCGCAGGTGCGGGGGCTGGTTCCGGCACCGCTACCGGAGGATGGCGGACGGTCCGCCGGACGCCGGGATGAGCACCGCGGAGTACGCGATCGGCACCGTTGCCGCCTGCGCCTTCGCCGCCGTGCTCTACAAGGTGGTGACCAGCGGCACGGTCTCCGGAGCGCTGTCCGAGATCCTCGAACGGGCCCTGCATGCGGTCTGA
- a CDS encoding TadE family type IV pilus minor pilin — protein sequence MVTAETAVGLPALVLLAAMLTWGVVAAGVQIRCVDAARVGARAAARGDTDALAQAAAAAPRGAKVAIDLDATTARATVEAPCPGPGRLAALLSVRLTATAVGAREDVPADG from the coding sequence ATGGTCACGGCGGAGACCGCGGTCGGGCTTCCGGCCCTGGTGCTGCTGGCGGCGATGCTGACCTGGGGCGTGGTGGCGGCCGGTGTCCAGATCCGCTGCGTGGACGCGGCCCGGGTCGGCGCCCGGGCCGCCGCCCGGGGCGACACCGACGCGTTGGCCCAGGCCGCCGCCGCGGCCCCGCGCGGGGCGAAGGTCGCCATCGACCTGGACGCCACCACCGCCCGGGCCACCGTCGAGGCCCCCTGCCCGGGCCCGGGCCGCCTCGCCGCCCTGCTGTCGGTCCGGCTCACGGCCACGGCGGTCGGCGCCCGGGAGGACGTGCCGGCCGACGGCTGA
- a CDS encoding DEAD/DEAH box helicase, with the protein MPPRHHQPEALLTALSHGRGRSDRLTHTEHLPARAARYAPWPEGIRQEVVAAASGLGVVLPWAHQAEAMDLAAAGRTTVIATGTASGKSLGYLAPLLSDLLTGTEARNGRGATALYLAPTKALAADQRRRAAELVPDRVRVALYDGDTPPQEREWVRQYASYVLTNPDMLHRGILPAHPRWSSFLKALRYVVVDECHTYRGVFGSHVAQVLRRLRRLCARYGSEPTFLLASATTAEPAVTAERLTGLPATAVTEDCSPRGPLVFALWEPPLTENVGEHGAPVRRSATAEAGYLLTDLVHGGTRTVAFVRSRRAAELVALQAQEQLGQPLAARVAAYRGGYLAEERRALERDLHTGRLLGLASTSALELGVDVSGLDAVLLAGYPGTRASLWQQAGRAGREGQGALAVLIARDDPLDTYLVHHPEALFATPVEATVLDPDNPHVLAPHLCAAAAELPLTDADLELFGPSTAPLLPVLERRGLLRRRSDGSWYWTRRERAADGVDLRGSGGSPVQIVEADTGRLLGTVDAEAAHTTVHTGAVHLHRGATYLVREFDLESSVALVSPANPPYTTSARDVTSISILSTDTVEEWGEARLGFGSVEVTNQVVGYLRKRISTGEVLGESKLDLPPRTLRTRAVWWTVTEDQLLDALVPFDQLPGAAHAAEHASIGLLPLFATCDRWDIGGVSVPLHPDTGLPTVFVYDGHSGGAGFAERGFRRAVEWLTATRDAIAACECERGCPSCVQSPKCGNGNEPLDKAAAIRLLTVLLAGAPTRVTAPTQATAPDGASEEGPVENG; encoded by the coding sequence ATGCCGCCCCGCCACCACCAGCCCGAGGCCCTGCTCACTGCCCTTTCCCACGGGCGCGGCAGGTCTGACCGCCTCACCCATACGGAGCACCTGCCCGCCCGAGCGGCCCGGTATGCGCCTTGGCCGGAAGGAATCCGGCAGGAAGTCGTCGCGGCGGCCTCCGGGCTCGGCGTGGTGCTGCCCTGGGCGCACCAGGCGGAGGCGATGGACCTGGCCGCCGCCGGGCGGACCACGGTGATCGCCACCGGTACCGCCTCGGGCAAGTCGCTGGGCTATCTGGCCCCGCTGCTGAGCGACCTGCTGACCGGCACCGAGGCCCGCAACGGGCGCGGCGCGACCGCGCTGTACCTGGCCCCGACCAAGGCACTGGCCGCCGACCAGCGCCGGCGCGCCGCCGAACTCGTCCCCGACCGCGTCCGGGTGGCGCTGTACGACGGCGACACCCCGCCGCAGGAGCGCGAGTGGGTCCGCCAGTACGCGTCCTACGTGCTGACCAACCCGGACATGCTGCACCGCGGCATACTCCCGGCCCACCCGCGCTGGTCCTCCTTCCTCAAGGCGCTGCGGTACGTCGTGGTCGACGAGTGCCACACCTACCGCGGCGTGTTCGGCTCGCACGTCGCCCAGGTGCTGCGCCGGCTGCGGCGGCTGTGCGCCCGCTACGGCTCCGAGCCGACCTTCCTGCTGGCCTCCGCGACCACCGCCGAACCGGCCGTCACCGCCGAGCGGCTCACCGGCCTGCCCGCCACCGCCGTCACCGAGGACTGCTCGCCGCGCGGCCCGCTGGTGTTCGCGCTGTGGGAGCCGCCGCTGACCGAGAACGTCGGCGAGCACGGCGCGCCCGTCCGCCGCAGCGCCACCGCCGAGGCCGGGTACCTGCTGACCGACCTGGTGCACGGCGGCACCCGCACGGTGGCCTTCGTCCGTTCCCGGCGGGCCGCCGAACTGGTCGCGCTGCAGGCCCAGGAGCAGCTCGGTCAGCCGCTCGCCGCCCGGGTCGCCGCCTACCGGGGCGGCTACCTGGCCGAGGAGCGCCGGGCCCTGGAGCGCGACCTGCACACCGGCCGGCTGCTCGGCCTGGCCTCCACCTCCGCCCTCGAACTCGGCGTGGACGTCTCGGGCCTGGACGCCGTCCTGCTGGCCGGCTACCCCGGCACCCGGGCCTCGCTGTGGCAGCAGGCCGGGCGGGCGGGCCGGGAGGGCCAGGGGGCGCTGGCGGTGCTGATCGCCCGGGACGACCCGCTGGACACGTACCTCGTCCACCACCCGGAGGCGCTGTTCGCCACCCCGGTGGAGGCCACCGTCCTCGACCCGGACAACCCGCACGTGCTGGCTCCGCACCTGTGCGCGGCCGCCGCCGAACTCCCGCTCACCGACGCCGACCTGGAGTTGTTCGGCCCGTCCACCGCACCGCTGCTGCCGGTGCTGGAGCGGCGCGGCCTGCTGCGGCGGCGCTCGGACGGCTCCTGGTACTGGACCCGCCGCGAGCGCGCCGCCGACGGCGTCGACCTGCGCGGCAGCGGTGGCAGCCCCGTGCAGATCGTCGAGGCCGACACCGGGCGGCTGCTCGGCACCGTGGACGCCGAGGCCGCGCACACCACCGTGCACACCGGGGCGGTCCACCTGCACCGGGGTGCCACCTACCTGGTCCGCGAGTTCGACCTGGAGTCCTCGGTCGCCCTGGTCTCCCCCGCGAACCCGCCGTACACCACCTCCGCCCGGGACGTCACCTCCATCTCGATCCTGTCCACCGACACCGTCGAGGAGTGGGGCGAGGCCCGGCTCGGCTTCGGCTCGGTGGAGGTCACCAACCAGGTCGTCGGCTACCTCCGCAAGCGGATCTCCACCGGCGAGGTCCTCGGCGAGAGCAAGCTCGACCTGCCGCCCCGCACACTGCGCACCCGCGCCGTCTGGTGGACCGTCACCGAGGACCAACTCCTGGACGCACTCGTCCCGTTCGACCAGCTCCCCGGCGCGGCCCACGCCGCCGAGCACGCCTCCATCGGACTCCTCCCGCTGTTCGCCACCTGCGACCGCTGGGACATCGGCGGCGTCTCCGTCCCGCTGCACCCCGACACCGGCCTGCCGACCGTCTTCGTGTACGACGGCCACTCCGGCGGCGCGGGCTTCGCCGAACGCGGCTTCCGGCGCGCCGTCGAGTGGCTGACCGCCACCCGGGACGCCATCGCCGCCTGCGAGTGCGAACGCGGCTGCCCGTCCTGCGTCCAGTCCCCGAAGTGCGGCAACGGCAACGAGCCGCTCGACAAGGCCGCCGCGATCCGCCTGCTCACCGTCCTCCTCGCCGGCGCCCCGACCCGAGTCACCGCCCCGACCCAGGCCACCGCCCCGGACGGCGCCAGCGAGGAGGGACCGGTCGAGAACGGCTGA
- a CDS encoding DUF7059 domain-containing protein produces the protein MAEFREALLSASFTADGLLDLLGPTAYAALARSEAVPALRATCGGSPLETLVRLFLLQRAVPRAAAAAALPVDALLADGWLTADGDDLRATVDVRPYADEVAGLPSADAWVVSDLGCAVGGAGGIGSGRTAAGVERRDLVLGVGGASTTLANLTVRRPVREVLDLGSGSGVQALHAARHAQRVTATDLNPRALHFTRLTAALSGFDQVETAGGSLYEPVGERRFDLIVSNPPFVISPAGRFTYRDGGMAGDELCRSVVRGAADHLAPGGYCQLLANWQHVKGEDWRDRLAGWVAGTGLDAWVVQREVQDVAQYAELWLRDGGDHRGEEYAARYEEWLDDFEAAGVEGIGFGWITLRASGATDPVVRIEEWPHPVEQPLGPHIEEWFARQDFLRAHDDAGLLAARYLLADEVVQEQIGDPGSEDPEHVVLRHNRGMRRATKVDTVGAGFVGVCDGTLAAGEIVDAIAQLLGEDPAQLRERVPESLRLLTEQGFVEPVR, from the coding sequence ATGGCGGAGTTCCGCGAGGCGCTGCTGAGCGCCTCCTTCACCGCCGACGGACTGCTGGACCTGCTCGGCCCGACCGCGTACGCGGCGCTGGCCCGCAGCGAGGCCGTCCCCGCGCTGCGGGCGACCTGCGGCGGCTCGCCGCTGGAGACCCTGGTGCGGCTGTTCCTGCTGCAACGGGCCGTGCCCAGGGCCGCGGCCGCCGCCGCGCTGCCGGTCGACGCCCTGCTGGCCGACGGCTGGCTGACCGCCGACGGCGACGACCTGCGCGCCACCGTGGACGTGCGGCCGTACGCCGACGAGGTCGCCGGGCTGCCCAGCGCCGACGCCTGGGTGGTCTCCGACCTGGGCTGCGCCGTCGGCGGCGCGGGCGGGATCGGCTCGGGCCGGACGGCCGCCGGGGTCGAGCGGCGCGACCTGGTGCTCGGGGTGGGCGGGGCGTCCACCACGCTGGCCAACCTGACGGTGCGCCGACCGGTCCGCGAGGTGCTCGACCTGGGCTCCGGCTCCGGCGTGCAGGCCCTGCACGCGGCCCGGCACGCCCAGCGGGTCACCGCCACCGACCTCAACCCGCGCGCCCTGCACTTCACCCGGCTGACCGCCGCGCTCTCCGGCTTCGACCAGGTCGAGACCGCCGGGGGCAGCCTGTACGAGCCGGTCGGCGAGCGCCGCTTCGACCTGATCGTCTCCAACCCGCCGTTCGTGATCTCCCCGGCCGGCCGGTTCACCTACCGGGACGGCGGGATGGCCGGCGACGAGCTGTGCCGCAGCGTGGTCCGCGGCGCGGCCGACCACCTGGCGCCCGGTGGCTACTGCCAGCTGCTGGCGAACTGGCAGCACGTCAAGGGCGAGGACTGGCGCGACCGGTTGGCCGGCTGGGTGGCCGGCACCGGCCTGGACGCCTGGGTGGTGCAGCGCGAGGTGCAGGACGTCGCCCAGTACGCCGAGCTGTGGCTGCGCGACGGCGGCGACCACCGCGGCGAGGAGTACGCCGCCCGGTACGAGGAGTGGCTGGACGACTTCGAGGCGGCCGGCGTCGAGGGCATCGGCTTCGGCTGGATCACCCTGCGGGCCTCCGGCGCGACCGACCCCGTGGTGCGGATCGAGGAGTGGCCGCACCCCGTCGAGCAGCCGCTCGGCCCGCACATCGAGGAGTGGTTCGCCCGGCAGGACTTCCTGCGCGCCCACGACGACGCCGGACTGCTGGCCGCCCGCTACCTGCTCGCCGACGAGGTGGTCCAGGAGCAGATCGGCGACCCCGGCTCGGAGGACCCGGAACACGTGGTGCTCCGGCACAACCGGGGCATGCGGCGGGCCACCAAGGTCGACACGGTCGGCGCGGGCTTCGTCGGCGTCTGCGACGGCACCCTGGCCGCCGGGGAGATCGTCGACGCGATCGCCCAACTGCTCGGCGAGGACCCGGCGCAGCTGCGCGAGCGGGTGCCCGAGTCGCTGCGGCTGCTCACCGAGCAGGGGTTCGTCGAGCCGGTCCGCTGA
- a CDS encoding small secreted protein has translation MTVPVLGVLFALAAVGCSADDSSAKLDGWAKSVCDGAKDPIAQSKAALADTADVKQGEAPVDLQKRLSADLASLATTNQQLADAVQKAGAPKIDDGAKVQQDAVNELKQVAQGYLDAQKKLDGLTSADQAKFADGLRSVGDQVQQLSQVSTSALATLQSGGLGEAMKKQPGCKAGAAGTGASADPSAAATGGAGATGTAAPGDSASPADPAASGSPSGSAASGSTASGSAAASGSPSPAKS, from the coding sequence GTGACCGTCCCCGTGCTCGGCGTGCTGTTCGCGCTGGCGGCGGTCGGCTGCTCCGCCGACGATTCGTCGGCGAAACTCGACGGCTGGGCGAAGAGCGTCTGCGACGGCGCGAAGGACCCGATCGCGCAGTCCAAGGCGGCCCTCGCGGACACCGCGGACGTCAAGCAGGGCGAGGCCCCCGTCGACCTGCAGAAACGCCTCTCGGCCGACCTTGCCTCGCTCGCCACCACCAACCAGCAGCTGGCCGACGCGGTCCAGAAGGCCGGGGCGCCGAAGATCGACGACGGGGCGAAGGTCCAGCAGGACGCCGTCAACGAGCTGAAGCAGGTCGCGCAGGGCTACCTGGACGCGCAGAAGAAGCTCGACGGGCTGACCAGCGCGGACCAGGCCAAGTTCGCGGACGGCCTGCGCAGCGTCGGGGACCAGGTGCAGCAGCTCTCCCAGGTGTCCACCTCCGCGCTGGCCACCCTGCAGAGCGGCGGCCTGGGCGAGGCGATGAAGAAGCAGCCCGGCTGCAAGGCCGGTGCCGCCGGAACGGGCGCGTCCGCCGACCCGTCCGCCGCGGCGACCGGCGGCGCGGGCGCGACCGGCACCGCGGCCCCCGGCGACAGCGCCTCCCCGGCCGACCCGGCGGCCTCCGGCAGCCCGTCCGGGTCCGCCGCGTCCGGGTCGACCGCGTCCGGGTCCGCTGCCGCGTCCGGTTCGCCCTCGCCCGCCAAGAGCTGA